Genomic DNA from Desulfuromonas versatilis:
CGCATATCCCCCTTGCTCCAGTGCATCGCGAAGAACCTTTCTCATGAAAGCTTCGTCGTCCACCACGAGCACCAGGGGAGTCTCGCTTCGAGCGGCAGATTGGCTCATCTGGCTGCTCCTCGCTCCAGGGCCACCCGTCTAATCATCGGGCCAACCCGGAACACATCGGTTTTCTTAGCCGTCGGTCCCGGCCGATGCGGCGACAGTTTTCTTACCAGCCCGCAGGATGCTATCGATGGCGGCCTTGAGGCCGGCCAACCCCTCGTCCTCGGCTTCGATGTCGATCTCGATGCGCTGCTCGGGCCGGGTATAGCTGTAGAGGGGGTCGTAATAAAGCACCATCAGTTCGCGCACCAACAGGCGCCACTGCCCGACCTCCAGCAGGCCGAGCAGGCGTTCCACCGTCTCCCCCCCCAGGCGGCGCTTCAGGGCCTTGATCGGGCCGGTGAAGGCGGCTTTCAGCTCATCCCGGGCCGGGTACTCCTGAAGGATGATCTCCACCCGGTAATCGAGGGAGGCTTCGATCCAGAGGGAGGTTTCCACCTGCAGCGCCTCATAAAGCCGCGGTGGCAGGGCCACCCTGCCGATCAGCTTGCTTTCGCCTTCGGTCAGCGCAAAGCCGTCGACGGGGATCCGCCGCAGGGCATCCCACAGGCTGGCCTCGAAGGCCTTCTGGCTCGGTTGGGCCGAGAGCCCCAGGGCCCCGAAGGCGCTGCCCCGGTGGTTGGCCAGCGCCTCGAGGTCAAGCACCGGATACCCCTGCGCCTCCAGCCGTTTGAGCAGCCTGGTTTTGCCCACCCCGGTCAGCCCGCGCAGCACCAGCAGCCGGCCCCACTCGCCACATTCGAAAAAATCGCGGACCAGCGCCCGAAACTTCTTGTGCCCCCCCACCAATTGCAGCGCCGGGATGCCGGCCAATTCCAGAAAAGCAGTCAGGGCCCTGCTGCGCATCCCGCCTCGCCAGCAGAATACCACAACCGGGCGATTGGAATCACCCCGGGCGGCCAGGGCCTGGTCGACCATGGCCGGGATCTTGGGCGAGACCAGCTCCACCGCCAGGCGGTAGGCTTCGACCCGGCCCTGCTGCTTGTAGACCGTGCCGACCCGGCTGCGCTCGAGGTCGTCGAAAACCGGGATGTTGATGGCGCCGGGGATGGTGGCTTCGGCAAATTCGCCGGGAGAGCGCGCATCCACCAGCAGGGCGCCCTGGTCGCGCAGCGCCAGGGCCAGGGTCAGTTCAATCGTCGGGCCAGACATTTGATTCTCAGGAAAGGTTCGGAAAAACAAGTGATTAAGTCTGTCAGAGTTCTACCAGAAATCCGCCCCCGGCACAAGACGAAACCCACCTGCCGTCGCTGAAGGAAAAAGGTTGACTTGTCTTTTTAAATTATGTATTGTTTGCAACCTCGACGCGGGGTGGAGCAGTCTGGTAGCTCGTCGGGCTCATAACCCGAAGGTCGGAGGTTCAAATCCTTCCCCCGCAACCAAAACCCATCAAGGCCTGCCTTCCCGGCAGGCCTTTTTTGTATCCGCCCGCCCATCACGTCCCTGCCCGGAATCGTCGCCTGAACTGCGGTTGTTATTGGCCAGCGTGCAGATTATAATGGCCTTATGGAATCTCGAGGAATTTTCTCAAGGAAGGAGTGGCTGATCTCTGGTCGGGTACTGGCAATGGTCCTGGTGTTGGCATGGTGCGGCAGCGGCCTGGCCCTGGAGCCGGCCAGCGGCTCCAAGGCCACCAACCTGCCGGAACTCAAGCGCCTGCATCTGGACAAAGAGGTAGCCTTGAAGCGGTTTGCCAAGCCCCGCTTCAGCCTGATGCAGCCGGCCCCCAAAGCGCCGGAGCGCAATTTGCTGGATCCTGATGGGGCGCTGCTACTCGGCTCGATGGGAGGGATCACCGGTTTCTGCCTGCGCAGCGAGACCCCCACCGGCCCCTACCTGGCGGCAGGGATCGCCGATTCGGCCAGCCCCGAAATCGTAGCGGGCCCGGGGACGGCACAACCGGAAACGGCCGGAATGGATCTCGCCTACCAGGTGGGGATGGGCCTGGCCTGCAACCTGGGGGACGGGACCCGCCTCGATTTCGGCTACCGTTTTCTTCCCGAGGCGCTGTTAGAGCGAGGAATTTTTCTCGAGGAAAGTCCCGGCAACGCCCGCGACGACCACAGCATTTCCATCGACCTGAAGGTCCCCTTCTGACCCCAGGTCGCCTTCCCCCGCCGAGACGAATCAGTCCTGCAGGCAGTAGCGATCGAGCAACTCGACCAGTTCGGGGATCTGCGGCTTGCTGACATAGCCGTCAGCCCCGACCTCCTCGCAGCGCACGATCATCTGGTCGGTAATCAGCGAGGAGAACATCAGCACCGGCACCTGCTCGAGCCCCAGATCCTGCTTGATCTTGCGGCAAAGGGTCAAGCCGTCCATTTCCGGCATTTCGATATCCGAGATCACCAGCTTGAGGCTGCGGGAAAAATCCTCCCCGGCCTGCTGCGCCCGCTGCTGCAGGCCGCGGATGGCCCGGTAACATTCCTCGCCGTCGACGAAGGTCTTCAGGTTGGTGTAACCCGCCGCGCCGAGCACCCTGACAATCCCCTCGCGGATAATGGCCGAATCCTCGGCCAGCATCAGCGGCACCTGGCGGCGGCGCTCGGCCAGTTCGGCCACCGGGTTGGCCGGGGAGCCGGCCGCGGGTTCGCTGACGTCATAGGGTTTGACCATCTCCGGGTCGATCTCGGCGACGATATGTTCGAAGTCGACGATCAGGATCTCCTTGCCGTCGATGCTGATGCTCCCGGTAAAGCGCGGATGCTGGCGACCGAGAAAGTCGGAGATGTGATTGACATCCTTCCAGGAAACCCGGTGGATCTGGTTTACCCCGTCGACCAGGAAGCCGTTGACGGTGCGGTTGAACTCGCAGATCAGCACAATGCGCCGCTGCGGTTCGGCGGCGGCGGGTTCGGCCTTCCGGCGCAGATGCTTGCCCAGATCGATCAGGGTCAGGGAGCGGCCGCGGACCAGGATGGTGCCGATCATCGAATCCCCCCCGCCGGGGAGCCTGGTGACGTTGGTCCCGTCGTAGGGAATGATCTCGCGCAACTTGTGGACATTGATCCCGAAGGCCTGGCTGCCGAGATAGAACTCCATGATCTCCATCTCGTTGGTGCCGCTCTCGAGGAGGATCTCCTGCTTCTGGGTCGCCATGGTCATGTCGCACGTCTCCACTTCTCTGTGTTGAATACTCTTTCGGGCCGGGCCGGAGTTCGGCTACGGTTGGCAGTCCGCGAGAATGCAATATCCGTGCTAAATTTTCATGCGGGAATTTTGACAGGGAGGGAGCGCGCGGGGCTGTTCAGCCCATGCTGCCGAGGCTGGCCAGGGCCACCAGCGGGGCCAGCTCCACCCCTTCGCGCGGGCCGCGCGCCATCAGATCGCAGCGCCCCTTGGGGGTGAAGCCGGCGGCGCTTAGCAACATGCGGACCGGGGAGGTTTCCAGAAGATCGACGACCAGTTCGACGCCGGCGCCAGCGGCCGCCAGCACCGCCATGAGCAGCTGGCGATTTTCCCGGGGGCAGAGTTCGGGACTGATCCAGGGGCCCAGCACCTGGAGGGGCCCGGCCTGCTGCAGCAGGGCCACGCTGTTGCCGACCGCGAGCACCTGGCCGCCTCCGGCAAGGGGGGAGAGCAGCCGCTGGCGCGACTCCCCCCACACCAGGGCGTCGCCGGCGAGCAGCAGGGATGCGTCTCCCGGCGGGGCACAGGGGGGCAGTTCGGAGCCGACCACGGCGAGGGACCAGCGCTCGATGCCGCCGATCACCTGGAAACCGTGCTGTTCGTAGAGCGGCCGCCCCATGGGCGAGGCGGTCAGCCAGACGGACTCTACCCCGCGCGCCTCGAGCACCTCCAGGCCGTGCCGGAACAGCAGCCGCCCGTAGCCCCGCCCCCGGAACTCGGCGGGGACGATCAGGTTGCCGATCCAGCCGCTGCGCTGGTGGACCAACGCGGTGACAAAACCCCGCGGTTCGGCTTCGCAGCTCAGGCAAAAGGCGCAATCGGCAAGCTCCCCCTTAAACAGGGCGAGCTCCTGGGGCGGTACCCGCCAGCCTTCCAGGGAGGCCAGTTCGACGAATGCCGGCCAGTGCTCCGGCTTGATCGAGCGTATTTCCACGGCCGTGCTCCCCTCAGGCCACGTGATGGAAGGACCGGCAGAGGGTCAGCAACTCGGGATCGGTCAGCGGCCGCTTGTTGCGCTGGGAGATGCTGCGCACCCGGTCGAGCAGGTCGTTGGCCTCCAGGCGGTTCAGCTCGATGCCGAGTTGGGAAAGGCGGTGGATGAGGCCATGGCTCCCCGAATGCTTGCCCAGCACCAGGTGACGCGCAAGACCCACTTCCTTCGGATCGAAGCTTTCGTAATTGCTTGGATTTTTAATCACGCCGTCGGCATGCAGGCCCGACTCGTGGGAAAAGACCTTTTCGCCGACCACCGCCTTCCACTCGGGCACCGGCCGGCAGCTCGCCTGGCCGACAAAGCGCGAGATTTCCACGAAGCGCCGGGTGTCGATTCCCGGGTCGATGCCGCAGGCGTACTTGAGGGCCATCACCACCTCCTCGAGGGCCGCATTGCCCGCCCTCTCCCCCAGGCCGTTGACCGTGGTGTTGACGAAGGTGGCGCCGGCCTTGATGCCGGCGACCGCGTTGGCCGTCGCCATGCCGAGATCGTTGTGGGTGTGCACCTCCAGGGGCAGATCAACCCGCTCACGCAGGTATTTGACATTTTCGTAGGTGGTAAACGGATCGAGAATCCCCAGCGTGTCGCAGTAGCGGAAGCGGTCCGCCCCCAGGGCGCGGGCGACATCCATCAACTCCACCAGAAAATCGCGATCGGCGCGGCTGGAATCCTCCCCCCCTACCGACACATAGAGGCCACGCTGCTTGGCGAAACCCAGGGCCACTTTGAGCTGCTCCTTGACCCACTCGCGGCTCTTGCGCAGCTTGTTGCGGATGTGGATGTCCGAGACCGACAGGGAAATGTCCACCGCCCCCACCCCGGCATCGATGGAGGCCTGGATGTCGGAAACCACCGCGCGGTTCCAGGTGATCAGGCGCGCCTTCAAGCCCAGATCGACCAGGGCCTTGACGGTGGCCTTCTCCTCTGCCCCCATGGCCGGGATGCCGCACTCCAACTCACCCACCCCCATCTCGTCGAGGGTGCGGGCGATATGTTTTTTCTCCTCGAGGGAAAATACCACCCCCGCGGTCTGTTCCCCGTCACGCAAGGTGGTGTCGTCGATGATGACCTGACTGGCTTTCAGCTCGTTCATGGCTGGCCTCCGGGAGAAAAAAATAAAGCCCCGGGGTCGAATCGACCCTGGGGCTTCATTGCCTGGGAACCGGCGACGGCGCCGGCTTTTTGATCAGTTTTCACTTATCTTGATAGCAGGCTCCGTGCCAAAGCAGGTTTTACAGTAATACCAGCAACTTAAAAAGACCCTCCAAGGCCAGCTGATGCATTTTCAGGCAGCAGGGCCATGACGATGCCCGTTAAAATCGCACGGACGGAGGTTGTTTCGCCGGCAATTGGGGCAATTGCTGTTACCGCGGCCCCTGGTTTCCGTCAAGCGCCTGCCATTTCAAACATTTCGGACAACGCCTCGGCCGGCAGCGGCTTGCCGAAGAAATACCCCTGCAGTTTCTGGCAGCCCCAGGAGGTCAGGAGCCGGACCTGCTCGTCGGTCTCGACACCCTCCGCGATAACCTCCAGGTGCAGGGTTGCCGCCAGGCCGATGATGGCATTGACTATCGCCTCATCGTCCTCGCTGCCAGGCAGGTGCGACACAAAGGACCGATCAATTTTCAGCCGGTCGATGGGGAACTGGCGAAGGTAGCTCAGGCTCGAATATCCGGTGCCGAAATCGTCGATGGACAGCCGGATGCCGCGGGCCTTCAGGTTGTTCAGGGTCTGGATGGTTTCCTGAACATCCTCCATGATGACGCTCTCGGTCACCTCCAACTCAAGGCAGCCGGGGTCAAAGCCCGTCTCTGCCAATACCCGGTCCACCGTGGCCACGAAATCCTGCTGACGAAACTGCTTGCCGGATACGTTGACCGCCATGCGCAATGGAGGCAGTCCCGCATCCCGCCACAGCTTGGCTTGGGTGCAGGCGGTAAACAACACCCACTCGCCCAGACGGATGATCTGCCCGGTCTCCTCGGCAACGGGGATGAACTGCGCGGGGGACACCATCCCCAGGCGGGGATGGTGCCAGCGCAGCAAGGCTTCCACCCCCACCACTTTCCGGGTCGCCGCTTCTACCTGGGGCTGATAATGCAATTGCATCTCCCCCCGGTCCAGGGCGTGGCGCAAATCGTTCTCCAGATGCAACCGCTCCTGGGCTTTTGCCGTCATGGCGGCCTGAAAAAACTGGTAGTTGTTCCGTCCCTGGCCCTTGGCGTGATACATCGCCGCGTCGGCGTTCTGGATCAGGGTGTCGACATCCATGGAGTCGGCTGGATAAAGGCTGATGCCGATGCTGCAGGAGATATAGACCTCGCGGTCGCCAAGCTTAATGGGATGGCCCAGACTGCCCAGAATCCGCTCCGCCACCCGAGCCGCATGATCGGGATCATCCAGATTTTGCAGCAATAGAATGAACTCATCCCCGCCGGGACGACTGAGCGTATCCGAGTCGCGCAACAAAGACTGCAGCCGTTCGGCCACCCGCTGCAATAACTGGTCGCCGGCCTGGTGCCCCAGCGAGTCGTTGATGGTCTTGAAGCGGTCAACATCCAGGAAACACAGGGCGCCGCACTCCCCATGCCTTCGCGAATGAGCGAGGGCCCGCTCCAGGCGGTCGCTGAGCAAGGTCCGATTGGCCAGGCCGGTCAGCGGGTCGTGGAAGGCGAGATACTGGACCCGTTCCTCGGCCCGCAAACGGTCGGTCACATCGAAAACCAGGGAGTAGAGCAGGGACCGTCCCTCAAGTTCCACCGGGCCGGAGAAAACTTCCACATCGCGGGTCTCGCCGCTGGCCAGGCGGTGACGGAACCTGAAGTGACGCCGTTGTTCCGCTTTGGCTGCGGCCATTTCCCGCAGCGCCTCATCTCTGGACAGGGTATTAATGTCACTGATCTGCAATGCGGTCAGCTCCTGCCGGGAATAACCGTAAAATCTGCAGGCAGCCGGATTGGCATCGACTACCGCCCCGGAGGCATGGTCGATCACCAGCATCACCGAGGTATTGTGTTCAAACAGGCTGGCATAACGCGCCTCGCTCTGTTTCAGGCGCTGTTCGGCCGTCCGACGCTCGGTCTGGTCCCGAGTCACTTCGACCAAAGCCAGAATCTGGCCAAGCTCCCCCTTCACGGGCGCGACCGTGGTCTCCAGATGACACTCGGCCCCCTCGCGGAATTGTAGGATCTTTTCCTGCCGATGCACCTGGCCGTCCGCCAGAGCGGCCGTGAGGGCGCAGGAATCGCAATCCGGCCCCAGGTACCGACGGGCCTGGAAACAGTACTGGCCAACCTGGTCACCAAGCAGGGCCCGCTGACTTGAGTTTTGATAGATGATCCGCTTTTCTGGATCGAGAATGGTCACGCCATCGCCAATGGCCGCAAGAATGGCGTCGGTCTTGGCCTTGGCCTCGCGCTCCTGGCCGATGGCGGTCTCAAGGCGTGCCACCAGGTGATTAAGCCTGGCATTGGTCCGGGCCAGGGGTTCACGAATCAACCCCGTGGCAGCAAAGGAAAAATCGCCCTTGGAAAGGTGATCGAAGGCAGTGAGAATCTCATGCTGCAAATTGTCGGCGAAGGCATCCATAACCTTCGCCAAACGACCGATCTCGTCGTTCTGGTAAAGGTTGAGTCGATGATCAAGTTCGCCCCGCTCCAGGGCTTCGATCATCTGCACCGCTTTGCCCATCGGCGCGGCGATGCTTCGGGTTACCTGGACGATCAGCATTATCGCCCCGCCGAGCACCAGCAGGACAATGATCCCCGAGGAGGCGACCACCCGGGCCAGCATCCGGTCGATATCGTCCAGATAGTAGCCGGCACCGATAACCCAGTGCCATTCGGGAAACAGCATGACATAGGAGGTCTTGTCAACCGGCGCCGTCCCCCCGGGTTGCGGCCAGCGGTAGGAAACAAATCCCCCCCCCTCGCTCAGCGCCAGACGGTTCATTTCCAGAAACAGCTGCCGGCCGTCTGCATCGCGGACCCTGTCCAGCGCCGCCCCCTCCAGCAACGATTGCTCTGGGTGCATGAGCATTCGGGGCGCGGTATCGCTGACCCAGTAATAGTTCCCGTTGTCAAATCTTTGACTGCGAAGTATGTGCAGGGCTCGGGACTGCGCCTCTTCGACGGTAAGAGGCCCGTCCGTGACCAGGCGAGCCTGGCTCTCCAGCAGTTGCCAGCCTGCTTCCACCAGGGTCCTGACTTCCTGCTTACGGGCCTCGATCAGACTGCTGCGATACTGAAGCAACAACCAGCCGCCCAGCAACAGGAAGGCGAGCCCCACCGTTGCACTCAGGCGATAGATGCGTTGAGCCAGACTCAAATTTTTCAAGGCCTGCATCAGCCACTCCGTTTACCACACCGGCAACCCAGGGCATCTGCCGTCTGAGAGGCCATTTGCATATTCTACTGCCCGGCACTGCTATTGCGGCGTTACCCCATAAAAAAAACGCACGTTCCGGTTGCCGAAACGAGCGTTTAGAGAGGCAATGCCCCCTTTCTTCGGCAACCCGGCTATCCCAGCTGGCATATCGTAAGACAATCCAGCAGGACCCGTGGCTTTGCGTCACCGGATTACTCCGGTTTTGCTCTTATCGGAAGATGATAACACTGAGCGAAAAGCAATTATCATTCCCATATTTGCAACAACCAACCATAAATCCTTAAATCAGATTCCGCAATTAGCAGACCCCCCATTTACACAGGGCAATCACCATCCCCCCACCCGAAAACACCGGATTCGCCGATTGCCCCCCCGGCCCGACAACCTGCCGCGGATCCCTGGCAAGAAAAAACCCCGGAGCCTGGCGACTCCGGGGCTGGTGATGAAAAATTTTCTAGCGTGGGAAAAGTCAGGGGGCTAACGCACCCCGCGTTCGTTGAAATAACCGCTGTAGGCCTGATCCTCTTCCTTGATATGGTGCAGCAGCCAGGACTTGAGGAAGTTGAACAGGTCGCTGGAAACCACCGCCGCGCCGGATTTCACCTTGGCCTGGAATTCGCCGACCCGGGCCACCAGGCGCTCGTGGGAGGCCTTGTGCTCCTCGTAGTCGGGGTACTCGTGGGCCTGCATCATCCGCTCCTCCTCGGCGAAATGCATTTGGGTGTAATCGACCAGTTTGTCCAGCACCGAGCGCATCACCTCGTTCCCCTTGCCCTGGCGCAGGGCACTGTACAGTTCATTGACCATGTCGACCAGCTTGCGGTGCTGGCGATCAATCAGGCCGATATTGACGCTCAGGGAAGGGTCCCAGCGGATCACCTCTTCGCTGCCGGAGGCGGGCCAGGCCGGCGGCAGGCTGGCCTGGGCCTTTCTCGGCCGGGGTTTTGCCGCGGGGGCCGCGGGGGCGTAGACATGGGAGGCGCTCGAGGTGCCGCGCAGCTGGAATTTGCCCACCAGCTGCCGCAGCTGCTCGGCCTGGGAGGCGAACTCCTGGGCTGCCGCTGCGCTCTGTTCGGCGTTGGCGGTATTGCGCTGGGTCACCTGGTCGATCTCCAGCAAGCCCTGGTTCACCTGGGTTATCCCCGCGGCCTGCTCGTTGGAAGCGGTGGCGATGGCCGCCACCAGCTCCGAGACCTGGGTGATCTGGGTGACGATGCCGCTGAGGGCCTCCGAACTGGCGTTGGCGATGCGCGCCCCATCTTCCACCTTCTTGACCGACCCTTCGATCAGTTCGGCGGTCTCCTTGGCGGCCCTGGCGCTGCGCGCGGCGAGGTTGCGCACCTCTTCGGCGACCACGGCGAAGCCTTTGCCGTGCTGGCCGGCCCGGGCTGCCTCCACGGCGGCGTTGAGGGCCAGCAGGTTGGTCTGGAAGGCGATCTCGTCGATGGTCTTGATGATCCGCGAGATGTCGTGGCTGGACTCGTTGATTTCGGTCATGGCGGTGACCATCTGCTGCATCTGGACATTGCCCTGCTCGGCGGAGGCCCGCGCCTGGCTCGAGAGCTGGTTGGCCTGGGCGGCGCTCTCGGCGTTGCTCTGCGTCTGGGCGTTCATCTGGTTCATCGAGGCCGAGATCTGCTGCAGCGAACTGGCCTGCTCGGTGGCCCCCTGGGAGAGGTACTGGCTGGTGTCGGATACCTGCACCGCGCCAGAGGCGATCTGCTCGCAGGCGCTGCGAATCTGCTGCAGGGTGCCGTCCAGATCGATGCCCAGGGACTGCAGGGCACCGCGGACCACGTCCCTGTCGCTGCGCGGGGAGACGGAAAAGGTCAGATCCCCTTCGGCGAGCCGCTGCAGGCTGGAGACCACCTCGGTCTGCAGGCTTTCGGCGAAATCATCCAGCGATTTGGCCATCTGTCCGATTTCGTCCCGCTGGGTCAGCCCCAGCGGCGGCACCTGGTGGCCGCTGGCCATTTCCTCCACCATCAGGCCCACCTTCTCGAGGGGCCTGCGCACCGCCCGGCCCAGCAGCAGGTAAACCGCCAGGATGGCGCCGAACAGCCCGCCCAGGCCGGTGAGGACCCCGGTCCAGATCGAGGAGGCTTCGGCCGCGGCCATCTCCCCGGACAGCGATTCCCGGGCCACCGCCAAATCCTTCATGCTGTAGCGGACGTAGAGCACGCCGGCCAGGTCGCCGACCTGGGCACTGTCATGACAGTCGAGGCAGGCCTGGTCCAGGCGGTGGGCCCGGGCCAGGGTGACCGCCTCCAGGTCGCCGGACTGGTAGGCCTCGGAGCCGGCGCTCTGCGAACCGTTGAAGACCTCGGGGGCCAGGGGCTGCTTGAGCATGCCTTTCTGGCTGGAGAATACGATCTGGCCCGTCGGGTTGGTCAGGCCGACCTCCATCACCCCGGGGATATTCCCCAGCTCGCCCAGCATCTCCTCGAAGATCTCCATTTCACCCCGCTCCACCGATCCCCCGGCGGCGGTTTCGAGGCTGAGGAACACGTTTCGCGCCCTCTCCTCCCCGGCCTTTTCCAGGGCGGCCAGGGCCCGTTCACCGGAATCGCCGAGCCGGGCCAGGGTCTGCCAGGTGGAGATGCATACACTGACGCCGAAGGCCAGGGCGAGCACTACAAAGAGGGCTCCGCTGACTTTTGCCTGCAATCCGAAACGCATAAGAGCTCCTTATCTTGTAAAATTTCCAAGTCGGCAATGCCTATGGTACCGGTACATTGCCCCCAATAATTTCTTGACACCCCGGCTTGGATTCAAGTCCCGTACCAATTCGCACCAAAAAATTTCGACGGCACGGTCTCGAGGCGGGGCAGCACAAAGGGCCGCCGTATCGTCCGGCGGCCCCTCGCGGCCATCCTGCCCTCAGAAAGGATCAGTACCTGCCGAATTCCTGGTCTTCCAGGGCGATAAACGTCTCCGGGTGCCGTTTCGGGGCCGCTTTGGGTTCGGCCTCGGCCATGGAGCTCCAGGAGATCGCCTCCTGCTTGGGGCTGGGCTTGGCCGGAGCTTGCTTGGTAATTTCCCCGCCCACCTGGCCTTTCAGCTTGAAGCGGTGGAGCATCTGCCCCAGCTGGGCGGCCTGCCCGGAGAGTTCCTGGGCCGCCGCGGCGCTGGTTTCGGCATAGGCGGTGTTCTGCTGGGTCACCTGGTCGATCTGCCCCAACCCCTGGTTGATCTCGCCGAGGCCGGTCGCCTGGTCACGGCTGGCCTCGGCGATTTCCGCAACCAGCCCGGAAATGCGGGTCACCATGCCGACGATCTCCTCGAAGCCGGCCGCGGTCCCCCCGGCGATCCGGGAGCCCGCCTCGGTCTTTTTCACCGACCCGGCGATCAGCTCGGCGGTCTCCTTGGCCGCCGCGGCGCTGCGGGCGGCCAGGCTGCGCACCTCCTCGGCGACCACGGCGAAGCCCTTGCCGTGCTGGCCGGCCCGGGCCGCTTCCACCGCCGCGTTGAGGGCCAGCAGGTTGGTCTGGAAGGCGATCTCGTCGATGGTCTTGATGATCCGCGAGATGTTCTGCCCGGCCTGCTGGATTTCGGCCATGGCCGCGACCATCTGCTTCATCTGCTCGTTGCCGCGGTCGGCGGCCCCCTGGGCCTGGCTGGTCAGCTGGTTGGCGTTGGTGGCGTTTTCGGCGTTCTGGGTGGTCTGGGCCGCCAGTTGGGTCATCGAGGCCGAAATCTCTTCCAGGGAACTGGCCGATTCGGTGGCCCCCTGGGAGAGGGCCTGACTGGCCTCGGCGACCTGGCCGCTGCTGGCGGTGAACTGTTCGGCAGCCCCCTGCACCTGGCCGAGCAGCCCGTTCATGTCCTCGGCCATTTTCTGCAATGCGCCGCGCAGTTGATCCTGGTCGTCCACCGGATGCACCTCGATGTCCAGATCCCCGTGCGCCATGGCCTGCAGCGCAGCGACCACCTCGTGCTCCAGATTGTCGGCGAAGGCGTTGAGGGCCCTGGCCATGTCGGCGAATTCGTCCCGGCGGGCACCGACCTCCAGGCGGGCCGAAACCCTTCCTTTCCCCAGGTCTTCCGCCATGGCCACGGTCCTTTTCAAAATTTTGATCATGGAGACGATGAACCAGACGAACAGGGGGAATAGAACCGCTACGGTCGCCAGCAGGGCGATCCACAACCCGTTTTGGGCTTTTCCCGACGCGCTCGCCAGGCTCGCCTGGGCAGTGGCGGTCAGGCGGTCGGCCTCCTCGGAGACGCGGGTGAAATCCGCCTGGGCCCGGGCGGCGCCCTGGTGGATGTTCTCGGAGAGTTCGCCGAGGGTGCGGGAGATGAAGAAATACATCTTGGCCATGGAAACCAGCATCGAACCCTGCCGGCCGACAAACTCCGGCGTACCGGGCTCCAGGGCGAAGAGATCAGGTAGCTCGTATTCGAGCAGAACCTGCACGTCGCTGAAATTGCCGATGATCTGATCGGCCAGGGTGATGCCGTTGGTCCCGGGAATTGCCCGGTCGGCGCCGGGCATCTCCCGCACCACCTCGGCCTGCCTGACCAGGGCCGCGGCCTGGCCCATGATCTCTTCGACGGTGATCCCTTTGCTGCGCAGGTTGGACCCGTCGACCACGGCCTGCTGGAGGCTGATCAGGCCGGCATTGAGCTTGCCCAGCGCCTGGACCTGGGCTTCCAGGGTCAGGGCGTGGTCGGCGGACTCAGCGAGTTGCTGGCGGGTCTGGATCTGCGCCAGGAAAACGGACTGGGCCGAACGGGAGA
This window encodes:
- a CDS encoding bacteriohemerythrin → MRFGLQAKVSGALFVVLALAFGVSVCISTWQTLARLGDSGERALAALEKAGEERARNVFLSLETAAGGSVERGEMEIFEEMLGELGNIPGVMEVGLTNPTGQIVFSSQKGMLKQPLAPEVFNGSQSAGSEAYQSGDLEAVTLARAHRLDQACLDCHDSAQVGDLAGVLYVRYSMKDLAVARESLSGEMAAAEASSIWTGVLTGLGGLFGAILAVYLLLGRAVRRPLEKVGLMVEEMASGHQVPPLGLTQRDEIGQMAKSLDDFAESLQTEVVSSLQRLAEGDLTFSVSPRSDRDVVRGALQSLGIDLDGTLQQIRSACEQIASGAVQVSDTSQYLSQGATEQASSLQQISASMNQMNAQTQSNAESAAQANQLSSQARASAEQGNVQMQQMVTAMTEINESSHDISRIIKTIDEIAFQTNLLALNAAVEAARAGQHGKGFAVVAEEVRNLAARSARAAKETAELIEGSVKKVEDGARIANASSEALSGIVTQITQVSELVAAIATASNEQAAGITQVNQGLLEIDQVTQRNTANAEQSAAAAQEFASQAEQLRQLVGKFQLRGTSSASHVYAPAAPAAKPRPRKAQASLPPAWPASGSEEVIRWDPSLSVNIGLIDRQHRKLVDMVNELYSALRQGKGNEVMRSVLDKLVDYTQMHFAEEERMMQAHEYPDYEEHKASHERLVARVGEFQAKVKSGAAVVSSDLFNFLKSWLLHHIKEEDQAYSGYFNERGVR
- a CDS encoding methyl-accepting chemotaxis protein; the encoded protein is MKAGGFRLLEKRTIGMKMTLISLVGLVGFLTIAGIGYWASTFLSRSAQSVFLAQIQTRQQLAESADHALTLEAQVQALGKLNAGLISLQQAVVDGSNLRSKGITVEEIMGQAAALVRQAEVVREMPGADRAIPGTNGITLADQIIGNFSDVQVLLEYELPDLFALEPGTPEFVGRQGSMLVSMAKMYFFISRTLGELSENIHQGAARAQADFTRVSEEADRLTATAQASLASASGKAQNGLWIALLATVAVLFPLFVWFIVSMIKILKRTVAMAEDLGKGRVSARLEVGARRDEFADMARALNAFADNLEHEVVAALQAMAHGDLDIEVHPVDDQDQLRGALQKMAEDMNGLLGQVQGAAEQFTASSGQVAEASQALSQGATESASSLEEISASMTQLAAQTTQNAENATNANQLTSQAQGAADRGNEQMKQMVAAMAEIQQAGQNISRIIKTIDEIAFQTNLLALNAAVEAARAGQHGKGFAVVAEEVRSLAARSAAAAKETAELIAGSVKKTEAGSRIAGGTAAGFEEIVGMVTRISGLVAEIAEASRDQATGLGEINQGLGQIDQVTQQNTAYAETSAAAAQELSGQAAQLGQMLHRFKLKGQVGGEITKQAPAKPSPKQEAISWSSMAEAEPKAAPKRHPETFIALEDQEFGRY